Proteins encoded together in one Candidatus Sulfotelmatobacter sp. window:
- a CDS encoding rhomboid family intramembrane serine protease — MIPLWGNRRIPITAWSVYLIVALNVWAYVQEAGAAHPDALISSFAVIPYDVTHDVVLAPPSPPVPSLTLLTAQFLHAGLAHIGFNMLFLLVFGPVVEYRCGHLRFLAFYLLCGIVGGVAQIAAAPGSHVPEIGASGAIAGVLGAFLVMDPFASIETVTPIGCFPLFLRLPALLVIGVWAVAQFLAGYGALTARAAESSGGIAYFAHIGGFCTGVLLIGVFARPMTTRPRVRH; from the coding sequence GTGATCCCGCTCTGGGGCAACCGGCGGATTCCGATCACCGCCTGGAGCGTCTACCTGATCGTCGCGCTCAACGTCTGGGCGTACGTGCAGGAAGCCGGCGCCGCGCACCCCGACGCGCTGATCTCCAGCTTCGCGGTCATCCCGTACGACGTCACGCACGACGTCGTGCTCGCGCCGCCCTCGCCCCCGGTGCCGTCGCTCACGCTCCTGACGGCGCAGTTCTTGCACGCCGGACTCGCGCACATCGGCTTCAACATGCTCTTCCTGCTGGTGTTCGGGCCGGTCGTCGAGTACCGCTGCGGGCACCTGCGCTTCTTGGCGTTCTACCTGCTGTGCGGGATCGTCGGCGGCGTCGCGCAGATCGCGGCCGCGCCGGGCAGCCACGTGCCGGAGATCGGCGCGTCGGGCGCGATCGCCGGCGTGCTGGGCGCGTTTCTGGTCATGGACCCGTTCGCGAGCATCGAGACGGTGACCCCGATCGGGTGCTTCCCGCTGTTCCTGCGGCTGCCCGCGCTGCTGGTCATCGGCGTGTGGGCGGTCGCGCAGTTCCTGGCCGGCTACGGTGCCCTGACCGCCCGCGCGGCGGAGTCCAGCGGCGGCATCGCGTATTTCGCTCACATCGGAGGGTTTTGCACAGGCGTGTTGCTGATCGGTGTGTTCGCTCGACCCATGACGACGCGGCCGCGGGTGCGGCACTGA
- a CDS encoding efflux RND transporter permease subunit — protein MGLTRLFLKRPTLVFVLVMLTLLGGIMALRNLVVQQQPNSGLPAVSVSASYSGASTTELVTEIAEPIEDQLAGTPYLDHINTTIQTGQVSITASFTTQSTDTENIANVEKAVQAASRSLPTTIAAPTLRVSDPSEPTVVSLALVSAKYPQAVLASIANNSIVPVIEQLPGISNVNVTGTTQPAFMVTVNPQLLAADNLTLTDVVNAITPNNVRAPGGYVYGPGHETQLDVRGDLPNPQAVANLPIHVTYTAASGGGTGAAGGTTSGTGGGAAAAAPAAAAATSGTGAAGAGTTSTTASAAAPTYTVPPAQFVAPGSGTTAVANATMPPVPAGAVGSASGATGTSAGGTSAGTNAGTGGTSTSGATGTTGTTGTTGTTGTTGTSATRSTAAQTAGGSTTSTTSTGSTTTAGGAAFASGTSTTGSSSTSGTSGASTSSGSIVQGESPVANAPIAQPVTPGTINSNASAVTATSGAGALPSGGSSSFGSGAGTTTSAFVGALDPWAVPSADKRISDVATVVDGSVVQRVFSSQNGRPGVTLLVQKATQASEVTVANEVIAALPALRQQFPGVDFQLAHVQATYTEQQVEGVEHTLVEGIVLTAIVMLFFLGSWRNAVVVMIAIPTSLGVTLFVMMVMGLTLDTISLMAMTLVIGILIDDSTVVLENIERHRALGEAPADAALNGRSEIGLAAIVLTLVDVIVFLPIIFVGGQVAQLLTEFAIVVTVATLTSLFVSFTITPTLAGLWSMQSTWRPWPAIRWFDARFDAVRARYAERWLPFAIRTPWPFVIGAAIACVLAFLLVPTGLVGEEYLPPADQGIVTVQVTFPAGYPLADTHATMERLEAETRSVIPAKILQYETTVAGAYSAAFGGFVQEGNVGQISAYLYDATKTQDVVQLLTQHLPGLVHGGQVAVTAATGQGGSAQQPIDEEVSTTDNSDPTADAAKIFAVLQHTPGATGAQDSASNAAPQMEVDFDRARLQALDVSDGTAAAAVEASFGGDVASQIETPDRGLTDIEVIYPTSAQTSLADVLAIPLRTEDGGIIHLGDVAYLKWSPAPLLITRENRATIIHVSANLAPGANLSDVTKDFLQRVRASHLPKNVRVKPAAQGQQDLMGQALRTLGASLAVSIVLVFLIIVALYNSYRTPFVTLFAIPVAAIGGLGALWITHQTLNLYSLIGTILLVGLVTKNGILLVDYADTVRVRDGRSRSEGIAEAAQTRFRPIVMTTVAMVAGMLPLALGLEPGAGQRASLAIVVIGGLLSSLVLTLFIVPIMYNWLAPAKLREETHFADEAPRQPPQPPPHPQPA, from the coding sequence ATGGGGCTGACGCGGCTCTTCCTCAAGCGTCCGACGCTGGTCTTCGTGCTGGTCATGCTGACGCTGCTCGGCGGCATCATGGCGCTGCGCAATCTGGTGGTCCAGCAGCAGCCCAACAGCGGGCTGCCGGCCGTGTCGGTCAGCGCGTCCTATTCGGGTGCGTCCACGACGGAGCTGGTGACCGAGATCGCCGAGCCGATCGAAGACCAGTTGGCGGGCACGCCGTACCTCGATCACATCAACACGACGATTCAGACCGGTCAGGTCAGCATCACCGCGTCGTTCACCACGCAGTCGACGGACACCGAGAACATCGCCAACGTCGAGAAGGCCGTGCAGGCGGCGTCGCGCAGCCTGCCGACGACGATCGCCGCTCCGACGCTGCGCGTCTCCGACCCCAGCGAGCCGACCGTCGTCTCGCTGGCGCTGGTCTCGGCGAAGTATCCGCAAGCGGTGCTGGCGTCGATCGCCAACAACTCGATCGTCCCCGTCATCGAGCAGCTGCCGGGGATCTCGAACGTCAACGTGACCGGCACGACGCAGCCGGCCTTCATGGTCACCGTCAACCCGCAGCTGCTCGCCGCCGACAACCTGACCTTGACCGACGTCGTCAACGCGATCACGCCCAACAACGTGCGCGCGCCGGGCGGCTACGTCTACGGCCCAGGCCACGAGACGCAGCTCGACGTCCGCGGCGACCTGCCCAACCCGCAAGCCGTGGCGAACCTGCCGATCCACGTCACCTACACCGCCGCCAGCGGCGGCGGGACCGGGGCCGCCGGCGGCACCACCTCCGGCACGGGCGGCGGCGCCGCCGCGGCGGCACCCGCGGCGGCGGCCGCGACGAGCGGCACGGGAGCGGCCGGCGCGGGGACGACCAGCACCACCGCGAGCGCCGCGGCGCCGACCTACACGGTGCCGCCCGCGCAGTTCGTCGCGCCGGGCAGCGGGACCACGGCGGTCGCGAACGCGACGATGCCGCCGGTCCCCGCCGGCGCGGTCGGCTCCGCGAGCGGCGCGACCGGCACGTCCGCCGGCGGCACGAGCGCCGGCACGAACGCCGGCACCGGCGGGACGTCGACGAGCGGTGCCACCGGCACCACGGGGACGACCGGCACCACCGGCACGACGGGGACGACCGGCACGTCCGCGACGCGCAGCACGGCGGCGCAGACCGCCGGCGGCAGCACAACGTCCACCACGAGTACCGGCTCGACGACCACGGCCGGTGGAGCCGCGTTCGCGTCGGGGACCTCGACGACCGGCTCCTCGAGCACCAGCGGCACCAGCGGCGCCAGCACGTCCAGCGGCAGCATCGTGCAGGGCGAGAGCCCGGTCGCGAACGCCCCGATCGCGCAGCCGGTCACGCCGGGGACGATCAACTCGAACGCCAGCGCCGTCACCGCGACCAGCGGTGCGGGCGCGCTGCCGTCGGGCGGCTCGAGCTCGTTCGGCAGCGGCGCCGGCACGACGACCTCGGCGTTCGTCGGCGCGCTCGATCCGTGGGCGGTCCCCAGCGCGGACAAACGGATCTCCGACGTCGCGACCGTCGTCGACGGCAGCGTCGTGCAACGCGTGTTCTCCTCGCAGAACGGGCGCCCCGGCGTGACGCTGCTGGTGCAGAAGGCCACCCAAGCCAGCGAAGTGACCGTCGCCAACGAGGTCATCGCCGCGCTGCCCGCGCTGCGCCAGCAGTTCCCCGGCGTCGACTTTCAGCTCGCGCACGTGCAAGCGACGTACACCGAGCAGCAGGTCGAAGGCGTCGAGCACACGCTGGTCGAGGGCATCGTCCTCACCGCGATCGTCATGCTGTTCTTCCTGGGCTCGTGGCGCAACGCCGTGGTCGTGATGATCGCCATCCCGACCTCGCTCGGGGTGACGTTGTTCGTCATGATGGTCATGGGGCTGACGCTCGACACGATCTCGCTGATGGCGATGACGCTGGTCATCGGCATCCTGATCGACGACTCGACCGTCGTCTTGGAGAACATCGAGCGCCACCGTGCGCTGGGCGAAGCGCCGGCCGACGCCGCGCTCAACGGGCGCAGCGAGATCGGTCTGGCGGCGATCGTCCTCACGCTGGTCGACGTGATCGTCTTCCTGCCGATCATCTTCGTCGGCGGCCAGGTCGCGCAGCTGCTGACCGAGTTCGCCATCGTCGTGACGGTGGCGACGCTGACCTCGCTGTTCGTCTCGTTCACGATCACGCCGACGCTGGCCGGCCTGTGGTCGATGCAATCGACCTGGCGGCCGTGGCCGGCGATCCGCTGGTTCGACGCGCGCTTCGACGCCGTGCGCGCACGCTACGCGGAGCGCTGGCTTCCGTTCGCGATCCGCACGCCGTGGCCGTTCGTCATCGGCGCGGCGATCGCGTGCGTGCTGGCGTTCCTGCTCGTCCCGACGGGTTTGGTCGGCGAAGAGTACTTGCCGCCCGCCGACCAAGGCATCGTCACGGTGCAGGTCACCTTCCCGGCCGGCTATCCGCTGGCCGACACGCACGCGACGATGGAGCGGCTCGAAGCGGAGACGCGCAGCGTCATCCCGGCCAAGATCCTGCAGTACGAGACGACCGTCGCCGGCGCGTACAGCGCCGCGTTCGGGGGCTTCGTGCAGGAAGGCAACGTCGGGCAGATCTCGGCCTACCTGTACGACGCGACGAAGACGCAGGACGTCGTGCAGCTGCTCACGCAGCACCTGCCCGGGCTGGTGCACGGCGGTCAGGTCGCGGTGACCGCCGCGACGGGACAAGGCGGCAGCGCGCAGCAGCCGATCGACGAGGAAGTCTCGACCACCGACAACTCCGATCCGACCGCCGACGCGGCCAAGATCTTCGCCGTGCTGCAGCACACGCCGGGGGCGACCGGCGCGCAGGACAGCGCCAGCAACGCGGCGCCGCAGATGGAGGTCGACTTCGACCGGGCGCGGCTGCAAGCGCTGGACGTCAGCGACGGCACCGCCGCGGCGGCGGTCGAAGCGTCGTTCGGCGGCGACGTCGCCTCTCAGATCGAGACGCCCGATCGCGGCTTGACCGACATCGAGGTCATCTATCCGACCTCCGCGCAGACCTCACTCGCCGACGTGTTGGCGATCCCGCTGCGCACCGAGGACGGCGGCATCATCCATCTCGGCGACGTCGCGTACCTGAAGTGGTCCCCGGCGCCGCTGCTGATCACCCGCGAGAACCGCGCCACGATCATCCACGTCTCGGCCAACCTCGCGCCGGGCGCGAACCTCTCCGACGTCACCAAGGACTTCTTGCAGCGCGTGCGCGCGAGCCACTTGCCCAAGAACGTGCGCGTCAAGCCGGCGGCGCAAGGCCAGCAAGACTTGATGGGCCAGGCGCTGCGCACGCTGGGCGCGAGCCTGGCGGTCTCGATCGTGCTGGTCTTCCTGATCATCGTGGCGCTCTACAACAGCTACCGCACGCCGTTCGTGACGCTGTTCGCGATCCCGGTCGCCGCGATCGGCGGCTTGGGCGCGCTGTGGATCACGCACCAGACGCTGAACCTGTACTCGCTGATCGGCACCATCCTGCTCGTCGGGCTGGTGACGAAGAACGGCATCCTGCTGGTCGACTACGCCGATACGGTGCGCGTGCGCGACGGCCGGTCGCGTTCCGAGGGTATCGCCGAAGCCGCGCAGACGCGATTCCGCCCGATCGTGATGACGACCGTCGCGATGGTGGCCGGGATGCTGCCGCTCGCGCTCGGGCTCGAACCGGGCGCCGGTCAGCGCGCCTCGCTGGCGATCGTGGTGATCGGCGGCCTGCTCAGCTCGCTCGTGCTCACGCTGTTCATCGTGCCGATCATGTACAACTGGCTCGCACCGGCCAAGCTGCGCGAGGAGACGCACTTCGCCGACGAGGCGCCGCGGCAGCCGCCCCAGCCGCCGCCGCACCCGCAGCCCGCCTAG
- a CDS encoding tyrosine-type recombinase/integrase, which produces MKKRGAVYEAPEYASADPEIARFAEQHLLIRGTTARTREAYQRDLEHFGSFLKARALDAKPDVKQPPPYEQLAGAVYADVLAYQTHLARSRRYAPRSVRRKIASIRTYYKSLRMAGRRDDNPAADAILPKIGKPLPKALRREDVEDVLGLVTRGLAGQSELQRRRDRALFACLWSCGMRRAELIGLDLTDVDLENRLIRVVKGKGNKDRLVPLTVPAAATLRAYLDLRPASAVPAVFLGRGDRRLSASGLYKIVRTYMELAGIADHASPHTWRHTVATIMREHGADLLFLKEFLGHESTATTEIYTKLAHNRLRAEFEKFHPQGEDGD; this is translated from the coding sequence ATGAAGAAGCGCGGAGCGGTCTACGAGGCGCCGGAGTACGCCTCCGCCGATCCGGAGATCGCCCGCTTCGCCGAGCAGCACCTGCTGATCCGCGGCACGACCGCGCGCACCCGCGAAGCGTATCAGCGCGACCTCGAGCACTTCGGATCGTTCCTCAAGGCGCGCGCGCTCGACGCGAAGCCGGACGTCAAGCAGCCGCCGCCGTACGAGCAGCTGGCCGGCGCGGTGTACGCCGACGTGCTGGCCTACCAGACGCACTTGGCGCGTTCGCGCCGCTACGCGCCGCGGTCGGTCCGTCGCAAGATCGCCTCGATCCGCACGTACTACAAGTCGCTGCGGATGGCCGGGCGGCGCGACGACAACCCGGCCGCCGACGCCATCCTGCCCAAGATCGGCAAGCCGCTGCCCAAGGCGCTGCGCCGCGAGGACGTCGAGGACGTGCTCGGCCTGGTGACGCGCGGGCTGGCCGGGCAGAGCGAGCTGCAGCGCCGCCGCGACCGGGCGCTGTTCGCGTGCCTGTGGTCATGTGGGATGCGGCGCGCGGAGCTGATCGGGCTCGACCTGACCGACGTCGACCTCGAGAACCGTCTGATCCGGGTCGTCAAAGGCAAGGGCAACAAAGACCGGCTCGTGCCGTTGACGGTGCCGGCTGCCGCGACCCTGCGCGCGTACCTCGACCTGCGGCCCGCGAGCGCCGTGCCGGCCGTGTTCTTGGGCCGCGGCGACCGCCGGCTGAGCGCCTCCGGGCTCTACAAGATCGTGCGCACCTACATGGAGCTGGCCGGCATCGCCGACCACGCCTCGCCGCACACCTGGCGCCACACCGTCGCGACGATCATGCGCGAGCACGGCGCGGATCTGCTGTTCCTCAAAGAGTTTCTCGGCCACGAGTCGACCGCGACGACCGAGATCTACACCAAGCTCGCTCACAACCGGCTGCGCGCCGAATTCGAGAAATTTCACCCGCAGGGCGAGGACGGCGACTGA
- a CDS encoding DUF4142 domain-containing protein, with the protein MIRSLVRAGMALALAAVAMPAFAQSSMATMSPDVQFAHRAAQGGTAEVSMAQLALQTSHNPDVRAFAHRMIADHTPNNAKLAGIMKAQGIPAPAGLDADSRAAMAKLQGLSGHAFNLAYMHGQVSAHESMQVLMQTEINGGKNPALVAFAKSTLPIVNAHLTAAKSVLAGLRHSDAAMGGSANGGSSMSMPMPSPTP; encoded by the coding sequence GTGATTCGTAGTCTCGTTCGCGCCGGCATGGCGCTCGCGCTCGCGGCCGTGGCGATGCCCGCGTTCGCCCAATCGTCGATGGCGACGATGTCGCCCGACGTGCAGTTCGCGCACCGTGCCGCACAAGGCGGCACGGCCGAGGTCAGCATGGCGCAGCTGGCGCTGCAGACCTCGCACAATCCCGACGTCCGCGCCTTCGCACACCGGATGATCGCCGACCACACGCCCAACAACGCGAAGCTGGCCGGAATCATGAAGGCGCAAGGCATCCCCGCGCCCGCGGGGCTCGACGCCGACAGCCGCGCCGCGATGGCCAAGCTGCAAGGCCTGAGCGGTCACGCGTTCAACCTCGCCTACATGCACGGCCAGGTGTCCGCTCACGAGTCGATGCAGGTCCTCATGCAGACGGAGATCAACGGCGGCAAGAATCCGGCCCTGGTCGCGTTCGCGAAGTCGACGCTGCCGATCGTGAACGCGCATCTGACGGCGGCCAAGAGCGTGCTGGCGGGACTCCGCCACAGCGACGCCGCGATGGGCGGCTCGGCGAACGGCGGATCGAGCATGTCGATGCCGATGCCCTCGCCGACGCCCTAA
- a CDS encoding 2-dehydropantoate 2-reductase, whose product MRVGIVGAGALGTLFGHRLAAANEVVLLERRPEIVAAVESAGLRVDGDARRVQISGEPRALFGVQVLFVFVRATDTLRALRPFAGELSPTTAIVSLQNGLGNEEAIKTSLGGAIPLVIGATTESALTTAPGDVRRVGDGTTVLGTAGASPEVVNRIVRLLADAGLRASAAYDIRPHLWGKLIANAAINPVAALLERPNGVVLRDAHAGEVARSLAQEAATVANAMRIPLPFTDPWTYVRGIVEQTAELDNSMLYDLRMGAPTEVDFINGAVVAAGRRAGVPTPYNETLADLVRARQATRNILGEGLESV is encoded by the coding sequence ATGCGGGTCGGCATCGTCGGAGCCGGCGCGCTCGGCACGCTGTTCGGCCACCGGCTGGCGGCCGCCAACGAGGTCGTGCTGCTCGAGCGCCGGCCGGAGATCGTGGCGGCCGTCGAGTCGGCCGGCCTGCGGGTCGACGGGGACGCGCGGCGCGTGCAGATCAGCGGCGAGCCGCGCGCGCTGTTCGGCGTCCAGGTCCTGTTCGTGTTCGTGCGCGCGACCGACACGCTGCGCGCGCTGCGGCCGTTCGCCGGCGAGCTGAGCCCGACGACCGCGATCGTCTCGCTGCAGAACGGCCTGGGCAACGAAGAAGCGATCAAGACGTCGTTGGGCGGCGCGATCCCGCTGGTCATCGGCGCGACCACCGAGTCTGCGCTCACGACCGCACCGGGCGACGTGCGGCGCGTCGGCGACGGCACGACCGTCTTGGGCACCGCCGGCGCGTCGCCCGAGGTGGTCAACCGCATCGTGCGGCTGTTGGCCGACGCGGGTCTGCGCGCGAGCGCCGCCTACGACATCCGCCCGCACCTGTGGGGCAAGCTGATCGCGAACGCCGCCATCAATCCGGTCGCGGCGCTGCTCGAACGCCCCAACGGCGTCGTGCTGCGCGACGCGCATGCCGGCGAGGTCGCGCGGTCGCTCGCCCAGGAGGCGGCCACCGTCGCCAACGCGATGCGCATCCCGTTGCCGTTCACCGACCCGTGGACCTACGTGCGGGGCATCGTCGAGCAGACCGCCGAGCTCGACAACTCGATGCTGTACGACCTGCGCATGGGCGCGCCGACGGAGGTGGACTTCATCAACGGCGCGGTGGTCGCCGCCGGACGCCGGGCCGGTGTGCCGACGCCCTACAACGAGACCCTGGCCGATCTCGTGCGCGCTCGCCAAGCGACGCGCAACATCCTGGGAGAAGGCTTGGAAAGCGTTTAA
- a CDS encoding efflux RND transporter periplasmic adaptor subunit, whose translation MNHRSLFCSLTIALLAFASGCGGSSGRADAKPSPLPYVATVVAQQGTLQPKLLIAGVIAPYRQVGIAADLSEPITEVDVQEGDRVRAGQVLARLLTDDLEASLASAERVVAEDVARYSQTSYQTTAVNAQDAAAIRSAQATLHQAEVNLSGARTDLNRYLQLQRQGYIANQTVDQQRTSVASDAAAVYSARAALNQAIANANANGSGANAGEQQQELAAAREAANAAEASAEQLRREIARATIVAPVDGVIDAVNANPGEYPSGRQLFTEEQVNQVYAILPASTAQAVQIRNGAAATITATGSTRTDHGTVAAVLDQVQPGTTNFTVKVLVANPDDHLRAGMPVTGVVDEPPLSGVIVPLTAFLDDSRTAVYVVSNGEVRTQTVSEVNDDGTNAVVRGLAAGAHVVKDVTTATVGNGDRVTLVSPAPRPSGSGAPEAGATTGP comes from the coding sequence GTGAACCACCGCTCTCTTTTTTGCAGCCTGACGATCGCGCTGCTCGCGTTCGCGAGCGGTTGCGGCGGCTCGTCGGGACGAGCGGACGCGAAGCCCTCACCGCTGCCCTACGTGGCGACCGTCGTCGCGCAACAGGGGACGCTCCAGCCCAAGCTCCTCATCGCCGGCGTGATCGCGCCCTACCGGCAAGTCGGCATCGCCGCCGACCTGTCCGAGCCGATCACCGAAGTCGACGTCCAGGAGGGCGACCGTGTCCGCGCGGGTCAGGTCCTGGCACGCCTGTTGACCGACGACTTGGAAGCGTCGCTGGCCTCCGCGGAGCGCGTCGTCGCCGAAGACGTCGCACGCTACAGTCAGACCTCGTATCAAACCACTGCCGTCAACGCGCAGGACGCGGCCGCGATCCGCTCGGCTCAAGCGACGCTGCACCAGGCCGAGGTCAACTTGTCCGGCGCGCGCACGGACCTCAACCGCTATCTGCAGCTGCAACGCCAAGGCTACATCGCCAACCAAACCGTCGACCAGCAGCGCACCTCGGTCGCCAGTGACGCCGCGGCGGTCTACTCCGCCCGCGCCGCGCTCAATCAAGCGATCGCGAACGCGAACGCCAACGGGAGCGGCGCCAACGCCGGCGAGCAGCAGCAAGAGCTGGCGGCCGCGCGCGAAGCCGCCAACGCCGCCGAGGCCAGCGCCGAACAATTGCGCCGCGAGATCGCGCGCGCGACGATCGTCGCGCCGGTCGACGGCGTGATCGACGCGGTCAACGCCAACCCCGGCGAGTATCCCTCGGGCCGCCAGCTGTTCACCGAAGAGCAGGTGAACCAGGTCTACGCGATCTTGCCGGCCTCGACCGCGCAAGCGGTGCAGATCCGCAACGGCGCGGCGGCGACGATCACCGCCACCGGCAGCACGCGCACCGACCACGGGACGGTCGCCGCGGTGCTCGACCAAGTGCAGCCCGGCACGACGAACTTCACCGTCAAGGTCCTGGTCGCGAACCCCGACGACCACCTGCGCGCCGGCATGCCGGTCACCGGCGTCGTCGACGAGCCGCCGCTCAGCGGCGTCATCGTGCCGTTGACCGCGTTCCTCGACGACAGCCGCACCGCCGTGTACGTCGTGAGCAACGGCGAAGTGCGCACGCAGACCGTGAGCGAGGTCAACGACGACGGCACGAACGCCGTCGTGCGTGGTCTTGCGGCCGGCGCGCACGTCGTGAAAGACGTCACGACCGCGACGGTCGGGAACGGCGATCGCGTGACCCTGGTCAGCCCGGCGCCGCGCCCGAGCGGGAGCGGTGCGCCCGAGGCCGGCGCGACGACGGGTCCGTAG
- a CDS encoding MlaD family protein, translated as MSRQAVVGLFTIIALLALFGIFLVLENIGTQGRYQVGIHFKSAAGLHKGALVYESGVVVGVVDQTVLQPDFTVEVILAINNSVDVPRDARFLIQAPLTGDSSLEIVPVSTERVVAANVLPRQVLPIDQQPTGTNPATLQDLLDQGQGEVHRLDAMLAELETREPKLLNTLQSALDNANQVAVTTNHTFGKLSARIDSLTDTLQLALQQGSANITDMTSQLDQAVHRNTGHFDSIALALDNSARDLNRTADRIQQLAADPKLHDDILQTTHGLAQTATTFASLAADLRTVTSNPQTQAQLRDTIASADAAMQKADSLLGKLGGTSSVYGIDAGATPAPHGAGASGAAPVPGTSPAPHGASPQALKFKVGDLVHQLIALQVRVSELDAEEVGSNSSPLLTKDRGPSTDVNAILFPHGSTYLYTGVNDVGGPSATANVAAMTHVSSHLLFGGGLLYSRLGMRADYDPGSSGVGVEGLVYDPRHPTADGYLNLKLGGGLELFGGERDILHTGRRTTFGLQYQF; from the coding sequence GTTCGGCATCTTCCTGGTGCTCGAGAACATCGGCACGCAGGGGCGCTACCAGGTCGGCATCCACTTCAAGTCGGCGGCCGGGCTGCACAAGGGCGCGCTGGTCTACGAGAGCGGCGTGGTCGTCGGCGTCGTCGACCAAACGGTGCTTCAGCCGGACTTCACCGTCGAGGTGATCCTGGCGATCAACAACAGCGTCGACGTGCCGCGCGACGCGCGGTTCCTCATCCAGGCGCCGCTGACCGGCGACTCGTCGCTCGAGATCGTCCCGGTCTCGACCGAGCGCGTCGTGGCCGCCAACGTGCTGCCGCGCCAGGTGCTGCCGATCGACCAGCAGCCGACCGGGACGAATCCGGCGACCCTGCAAGACCTGCTCGATCAGGGGCAGGGCGAGGTGCACCGGCTCGACGCGATGCTGGCCGAGCTCGAGACGCGCGAGCCGAAGCTGCTCAACACGCTGCAGTCGGCGCTCGACAACGCCAACCAGGTCGCGGTCACGACCAATCACACCTTCGGCAAGCTCTCCGCGCGCATCGACTCGCTGACCGACACGCTGCAGCTGGCCTTGCAGCAGGGCAGCGCCAACATCACCGACATGACCTCGCAGCTCGACCAGGCCGTGCACCGCAACACCGGCCACTTCGACTCGATCGCGCTGGCGCTGGACAACTCGGCGCGCGACCTCAACCGCACCGCCGACCGCATCCAGCAGCTGGCCGCGGATCCGAAGCTGCACGACGACATCCTGCAGACGACGCACGGTCTGGCGCAGACGGCGACGACGTTCGCTTCGCTGGCCGCCGACCTGCGCACCGTGACCAGCAATCCGCAGACGCAGGCGCAGCTGCGCGACACGATCGCCAGCGCCGACGCCGCGATGCAGAAGGCGGACTCGCTGCTGGGCAAGCTCGGCGGCACCTCGAGCGTCTACGGCATCGACGCCGGCGCGACGCCGGCCCCGCACGGCGCGGGCGCGTCCGGCGCCGCGCCCGTTCCGGGGACCTCGCCCGCTCCGCACGGCGCCTCGCCGCAGGCACTCAAGTTCAAGGTCGGCGATCTGGTCCACCAGCTGATCGCGCTGCAGGTGCGCGTCTCGGAGCTCGACGCGGAAGAAGTCGGCAGCAACTCCTCGCCGCTGCTGACCAAGGATCGCGGGCCGTCGACCGACGTCAACGCGATCCTCTTCCCGCACGGCAGCACCTACCTGTACACCGGCGTCAACGACGTCGGCGGTCCGTCGGCCACGGCCAACGTCGCCGCGATGACGCACGTGTCGTCGCACCTGCTGTTCGGTGGCGGCCTGCTCTACTCGCGGCTGGGGATGCGGGCGGACTACGACCCGGGCTCGAGCGGCGTCGGCGTCGAGGGGCTGGTCTACGATCCGCGCCACCCGACCGCCGACGGGTATCTCAACCTCAAGCTGGGCGGCGGCCTCGAGCTGTTCGGGGGCGAGCGCGACATCTTGCACACCGGTCGCCGCACGACGTTCGGACTCCAGTACCAGTTCTGA